The following proteins are co-located in the Xiphophorus hellerii strain 12219 chromosome 2, Xiphophorus_hellerii-4.1, whole genome shotgun sequence genome:
- the LOC116731820 gene encoding tripartite motif-containing protein 66-like, protein MPSPTQEDILEVNEGPPQSDECQVETVSACWTEPYCPAGSPYGEPEQDSGFDCESNPDQPYILLDSGSDDGRSETETFYLDPDAKQAVVMELDPEAEANRDLCLQLEDDPDVKCEADVLETELSEDGGPDLCCLTKPESESGAGTEQTEESEDFCAVCLNGGELLCCDRCPKVYHLDCHVPSLISFPVGDWVCTLCRTDKDPVENTHPCEAVRVPYTLSDQDQRRCEKLSLMLYCHPLSVPFHDPVSPLARNYYQIIKRPIDLSVIRRKLDKCNTLHYFTAEQFVDDILLMFKNCATFNYPDSEVAQAGRTLEVFFLSSLKEVFPEQTFPSASQDRMNKARNRWLSRKRRHVFSGRKFYL, encoded by the exons ATGCCGTC TCCAACTCAGGAAGACATTTTGGAAGTCAACGAAGGCCCACCCCAGTCTGATGAGTGTCAGGTAGAAACCGTGTCCGCATGCTGGACTGAACCGTACTGCCCTGCAGGTTCACCGTACGGAGAACCAGAGCAAGACTCGGGCTTTGACTGTGAATCCAACCCTGATCAGCCTTACATCCTTCTGGATTCCGGATCGGATGATGGGAGAAGTGAAACAGAAACCTTCTACTTGGACCCAGACGCGAAGCAGGCCGTGGTGATGGAACTGGACCCGGAGGCGGAGGCGAACCGGGACCTGTGCCTGCAACTGGAGGACGACCCTGATGTTAAATGCGAAGCCGACGTATTGGAAACGGAGCTCAGTGAAGACGGAGGCCCCGACCTGTGTTGCCTGACCAAACCGGAGTCGGAATCCGGAGCGGGGACTGAACAGACGGAGGAGAGTGAAGATTTTTGTGCCGTTTGTCTGAACGGCGGAGAGCTGCTGTGCTGTGACCGCTGCCCGAAAGTCTACCACCTGGATTGTCACGTACCTTCTCTCATAAGCTTCCCTGT AGGAGACTGGGTGTGTACGCTGTGTAGAACTGACAAGGACCCTGTGGAGAACACACACCCCTGTGAGGCGGTCAGAGTGCCTTACACACTCTCCGACCAGGACCAGAGA AGGTGTGAGAAGCTGTCTCTCATGCTGTACTGTCACCCCCTCAGCGTTCCCTTCCACGATCCCGTCAGTCCTCTG GCCCGAAACTACTATCAGATCATCAAGAGGCCCATTGATCTGTCAGTGATCCGAAGGAAACTGGACAAATGCAACACCCTGCACTACTTCACAGCAGAGCAGTTTGTCGACGACATCTTGCTGATGTTCAAGAACTGCGCCACTTTCAATTAC CCAGACTCGGAGGTGGCCCAGGCCGGCCGGACCCTGGAGGTGTTTTTCCTCAGCAGCCTGAAGGAGGTTTTCCCAGAGCAGACGTTCCCGTCGGCCAGCCAGGACAGGATGAACAAAGCTCGCAACCGGTGGCTCAGCAGGAAGAGGAGACATGTcttcagtggaaggaaattCTACCTATAG
- the rpl27a gene encoding large ribosomal subunit protein uL15 isoform X1 produces MPTKKSKTRKLRGHVSHGHGRVGKHRKHPGGRGNAGGMHHHRINFDKYHPGYFGKVGMRHYHLKRNTSYCPTINLDKLWTLVSEQTRVNYGKKPEGPAPVIDAVRAGYYKVLGKGKLPKQPVIVKAKFFSRKAEEKIKEVGGACVLMA; encoded by the exons ATG ccTACCAAGAAGTCCAAAACCAGGAAACTCCGAGGACATGTGAGCCACGGACATGGTCGCGTTG GGAAGCACAGGAAGCATCCTGGAGGTCGTGGTAATGCTGGTGGTATGCATCACCACAGAATCAACTTTGACAAATA CCACCCGGGCTACTTTGGGAAGGTGGGCATGAGACATTACCACTTGAAGAGGAACACGTCCTACTGCCCCACCATCAACCTGGACAAGCTGTGGACGCTGGTGAGCGAGCAGACCCGGGTCAACTACGGCAAGAAGCCCGAGGGCCCCGCGCCTGTCATCGACGCCGTGCGCGCT GGTTACTACAAAGTTCTGGGCAAAGGCAAGCTGCCCAAGCAGCCCGTGATCGTCAAAGCCAAGTTCTTCAGCCGCAAGGCCGAGGAGAAGATCAAGGAAGTGGGAGGAGCCTGTGTGCTGATGGCATAA
- the rpl27a gene encoding large ribosomal subunit protein uL15 isoform X2, which produces MPTKKSKTRKLRGHVSHGHGRVGKHRKHPGGRGNAGGMHHHRINFDKYHPGYFGKVGMRHYHLKRNTSYCPTINLDKLWTLVSEQTRVNYGKKPEGPAPVIDAVRAGYYKVLGKGKLPKQPVIVKAKFFSRKAEEKIKEVGGACVLMA; this is translated from the exons ccTACCAAGAAGTCCAAAACCAGGAAACTCCGAGGACATGTGAGCCACGGACATGGTCGCGTTG GGAAGCACAGGAAGCATCCTGGAGGTCGTGGTAATGCTGGTGGTATGCATCACCACAGAATCAACTTTGACAAATA CCACCCGGGCTACTTTGGGAAGGTGGGCATGAGACATTACCACTTGAAGAGGAACACGTCCTACTGCCCCACCATCAACCTGGACAAGCTGTGGACGCTGGTGAGCGAGCAGACCCGGGTCAACTACGGCAAGAAGCCCGAGGGCCCCGCGCCTGTCATCGACGCCGTGCGCGCT GGTTACTACAAAGTTCTGGGCAAAGGCAAGCTGCCCAAGCAGCCCGTGATCGTCAAAGCCAAGTTCTTCAGCCGCAAGGCCGAGGAGAAGATCAAGGAAGTGGGAGGAGCCTGTGTGCTGATGGCATAA
- the akip1 gene encoding A-kinase-interacting protein 1, translating into MLMASQAWLESSLRRSGRLGLEVLERASRRGVDWTGTRASQTSATSDRDATESTQSELRDAFANIAAFMAQTSRRCKKYYESGSSGEHSAAERKHMSRFHMQQTTSTRPRRKPRFPQSPVLARDEDFYIEVSPGTYSVSASFPDSQPQTHLVSIQPGESAVLTFNL; encoded by the exons ATGTTGATGGCGAGCCAGGCGTGGCTGGAGTCTTCCCTGCGTCGCTCTGGCAGGCTTGGCTTGGAAGTGCTGGAGCGAGCGTCCAGGCGCGGCGTAGACTGGACCGGCACCAGAGCGTCCCAGACCTCTGCGACGTCCGACCGAGACGCTACTGAG AGTACCCAGTCGGAGCTTCGTGATGCCTTCGCAAATATCGCCGCGTTCATGGCACAGACGAGCCGCCGCTGCAAG AAGTATTATGAGTCTGGCAGCTCCGGGGAGCACAGCGCCGCTGAGAGGAAGCACATGTCCAGGTTCCACATGCAGCAGACGACATCTACACGGCCCAGGAGAAAACCT CGTTTCCCGCAGAGCCCCGTCTTGGCTAGGGATGAAGACTTTTACATCGAGGTGTCACCTGGAACGTACTCCGTCTCTGCCAGTTTCCCAGATTCACAGCCACAGACTCACCTGGTCAGCATTCAGCCTGGAGAGAGCGCCGTCCTCACCTTTAACCTCTGA